From one Montipora capricornis isolate CH-2021 chromosome 10, ASM3666992v2, whole genome shotgun sequence genomic stretch:
- the LOC138020417 gene encoding uncharacterized protein encodes MDKALNESTNISTLEASDVNMPEAGEKLEANDNIDDFEVDIEDLKSQLGLHELFSSMESMKSLISQVTASKRPASEPLAANLAKRSLAATADESQPTRVASVTDAGSFDPSQPISCTDTTAEAAELDLPSIFDDSDAKGPKVSEVLALRVNEACTKKALDSKLKEIEAKYKAPENGDFLCVPKVNLEFWFELARQARTKDLALQEAQRGITKGIQPVIELVEKILNAQKTKSELKPDSFITPLVDAITLLCNASFRLSLVRRETMREFVNPSYRSLCSKNTPPGKWLFGDQLPKQIKEIAEVKKMAKKLGPSQTSPGTRHGDRRNTSGRGSSFNQGQGRKVYFFRLKESQQHHSQQQGSQEQPTFLDSYKAALLPVESARKDGKRACGPVSPNCTSMANAKLVPPPSENVIQDTNTSTSRSSTLTPGSLQQASSSARQTPTCHMDLISQQLQAGGLSTQATELICASWTKGTEKQYKPVWKTWSSWCDQRHINPLQGNAVHLVNFLAEQFHQGKSYSTLNTYRSAISTTLHLIRDDKLGDHPYVSRCLKGVFVSRPPSPRYSFTWNVSQLTSYLAAQPPVQSLSLKALTLRTVTLCSLVSAQREQTLCSLDLDNMSIYEDEIKFVIGSRTKTSRPGKKPLEVSIPSLPTNLSLCPKQTLLHYIHCTQHLRKSGEQTVSQLFISQVKQH; translated from the exons ATGGACAAGGCACTCAACGAGTCTACAAATATATCTACGCTCGAAGCGAGCGATGTGAACATGCCCGAAGCGGGCGAGAAACTCGAAGCGAATGACAACATCGACGATTTTGAGGTTGATATTGAAGACCTTAAAAGCCAGTTGGGGTTGCACGAACTGTTTTCGTCTATGGAGTCAATGAAGTCTCTTATCTCCCAAGTAACGGCTTCGAAAAGGCCAGCTTCTGAACCTTTAGCTGCTAACCTGGCCAAACGAAGTTTAGCAGCGACGGCTGACGAGTCACAACCTACACGTGTCGCCAGCGTGACTGATGCTGGCTCTTTCGACCCCTCACAACCCATTTCATGCACTGATACAACTGCTGAAGCAGCAGAGCTGGACCTGCCATCAATCTTCGATGACTCGGATGCGAAAGGTCCCAAAGTGAGTGAGGTCTTAGCCTTAAGAGTAAATGAGGCTTGTACGAAAAAAGCATTGGATTCCAAGCTGAAGGAAATTGAGGCTAAGTACAAAGCGCCCGAAAATGGTGATTTCTTGTGTGTACCGAAGGTCAACCTTGAATTCTGGTTTGAGTTAGCCAGGCAGGCAAGGACCAAGGATCTTGCACTGCAAGAGGCCCAGAGAGGTATTACCAAGGGAATACAGCCAGTTATTGAGTTAGTAGAAAAGATCTTGAACGCTCAAAAGACCAAGTCGGAATTGAAGCCCGACTCCTTCATTACTCCTCTCGTTGATGCTATTACATTACTTTGCAATGCATCATTCAGACTTTCCCTTGTAAGAAGGGAAACAATGAGAGAATTCGTGAATCCCAGCTACCGCTCTTTATGCAGCAAGAATACTCCTCCTGGGAAATGGCTTTTTGGAGATCAGCTGCCTAAACAGATCAAAGAAATTGCGGAGGTGAAGAAAATGGCGAAGAAACTCGGCCCTAGTCAGACCTCTCCTGGAACAAGGCATGGAGATAGAAGAAATACATCTGGTCGTGGTTCTAGCTTCAACCAGGGTCAAGGCCGAAAAGTATATTTTTTTAGGCTCAAGGAATCGCAGCAACACCACTCACAACAGCAGGGATCCCAAGAGCAACCCACATTCCTTGACAGCTACAAAGCAGCACTCCTCCCAGTAGAG AGTGCTAGAAAAGATGGAAAGAGAGCATGTGGACCAGTTTCTCCTAATTGCACCAGTATGGCCAACGCAAAGCTGGTACCCCCTCCTTCTGAGAACGTCATACAAGACACCAATACTTCTACCTCAAGATCCTCAACTCTTACACCTGGCTCACTCCAACAAGCTTCATCCTCTGCACGACAGACTCCAACTTGCCACATGGATCTTATCAGCCAACAGCTGCAGGCAGGTGGACTTTCGACACAGGCTACTGAACTCATCTGTGCCTCATGGACCAAAGGGACTGAGAAACAGTACAAGCCTGTATGGAAGACTTGGAGTAGCTGGTGTGATCAGAGGCACATCAATCCCCTTCAGGGTAATGCAGTCCATTTAGTTAATTTCTTGGCTGAACAATTCCACCAGGGTAAGAGCTATAGTACTTTGAACACTTACAGATCTGCAATATCCACTACTCTCCACTTGATTAGGGATGATAAACTTGGAGATCACCCATATGTTTCTAGATGTCTAAAAGGAGTGTTTGTTTCAAGGCCTCCATCTCCTAGATATTCGTTTACGTGGAATGTTTCCCAACTCACATCCTACCTGGCTGCACAACCTCCTGTCCAAAGTCTTAGTTTAAAGGCACTAACTTTGAGAACTGTGACACTTTGTTCCTTGGTATCGGCCCAGAGAGAACAGACTTTGTGCTCATTGGACTTAGACAATATGTCTATTTATGAGGATGAGATCAAATTTGTCATAGGTTCCAGAACAAAGACTTCTCGTCCTGGGAAGAAACCTTTAGAAGTTTCCATTCCATCCTTACCCACTAACCTCAGTCTCTGCCCTAAACAGACACTGTTACATTATATTCATTGTACGCAACACCTGCGCAAGTCAGGGGAGCAGACTGTATCTCAGTTGTTCATTTCTCAGGTTAAACAACACTAG